CAGCACCGCCGGGAGCGCGAAGGTGATCCGCACCTCGGCGTTCTTGACGCCGTGGATCACGAGCTTGCCGGCGAGCGCCGTCTTCGGCCCGATGGCGAATGGCGTCCCCGGCACCACCACGCCGAAGTCGAGGCCGTTCAGCTGGCCGATGGTGACCGCCGTATTGTCGATGATGGCGTTGGCGGCGAACGAGGCGGTCGTCTGCGCCCAGGCACCGCGCGGCCCGGCCAACGCCAGCAACGCGAGCAGCAGCGCGGAGCGGCGGACCTGCCGCATCAGCGGATCTCCAGATCCACCGTCCGGCTCACCGGCTCGGCAGGGAGAATGTGGTGCTGGTCCAGGTCGCTCCGCGTGGTGGTCACGCCCAGGCGGAAGCTGTAGTGGCCCGGCGCGGCGCTATCGATCGGGAAGACGTAGCGGCGGTTCAGGCTGTGATAGACGGCGAGCGGGCTCTCCCATTCGCCGCGCACGTGGTTGCCGGCGTCGACCAGCTGACCGGTGAGGGTACCAAGGAAGGCGGCGTTGCCGCGGCGGTCGGCGCGGAGCCAGACGACCAGCGAGTCTCCCTCCTGGGCCGCGCGGAGATCGGTGAGGTCCAGACCGGTGTGCACCTCGCCCTTCCGGTAGGACAGCGAGATGATGGTTCGGAGCTCGAGCGCCAGGCCCGCGGAGACGCCGCTTTCGCCGCTCACGACCGCAACCTTGGACCCGCGGGAGGTCGCGATGATGCGGCTCCAGTACTCGCCGTCCGCCAGATCGGCGGGTGGCGTCGCGAGCAACCGGACGACCTGCCGCTGTCCCGGAGCCAGCACCGCGCGACGGGGGTAGGCCTTGACCCAGCCGGCCGCGGAGGGCTCGCTCGAGTCGGGCTGGTCGACGAGCTTGATGTAGATGGTGCCGCTGGAGTCGGTCGCGGGGTACCCGTAGGTGAGGTCGATGGACACCTCCTCCGGGGTATCACTGGTGTTCACCAGGAACACCTGACCAGTGCGGCTCCGGTGGTCCATGAACACCGCATGGGGCGCCACCAGGATCGCCTCCAGCACCAGGGGCCACACGGCGAGTGCTCCGAGGGCGAGGGCGGCAGCGGCAGTGACCCGGCGGATCAGACGGAAGCGGCGCATCAGGTTCCCGTGTAGGCGATAGTCAGAGTGATGGTACCGGCATACGTGCCGGCGGTCTGCCGGGCGGCGGGAGACGCGGTGCCGCCGAGAAACAGGTACAGCCGGCCGTTCCCGCTGAGTGTGGTGATGAGCGCGCTTCGCGGATCGAACGGTGCGGCGGTCGCAATGGTGCCGTCCCGGGTGTATCCGGCGTCTCCGGGACCGAACCCGAGCGGCACTTTGGCCCCGCGGGGCCCGGTCAGCGCCGAGGGCAATCCCAGGTCCACCCGTACCTCCGAGCCCTTGGCGCCGCGCAGCTCAAACTGCCCGGCGCGGAGCGCATCCAGCCGGCTCACTCTCGTTGGGGTGCCGGCGAACAGGGTCCCGAAATCCAGCATCTGCCGATTCAGTGCGTTGAGGGCTCGCCCCCCATTGCCCTGCCCCTGTGCACCGGCGGCCGCCGGCAGCGCCAGCTGAGTCAGGAGGCCTCCGACGAGCAGCAAATGCGGCGCGAGACTCACCCGCAATCCCCTCCGGTGATGACGATCATTCCACGAACGGCAACGCTGGCGGACCGACATCGCGCCCGCCAGCGTTCCGGAGCCTCCATCCGTTCGGGACCGCGCCGGTCAGTTGCCGGTGTAGGCGGCGCTCAGATTGACGGTGCCGGTATAGGTGCCGGGGGCCTGATTGGCCGGCGGGGTAACGGTACCGCCCAGGTACAGGCTCAGCAAGCCGGTCGAGTTGTTCAGCCGCACCGTGCGGGCCACCGTGGGGTCGAAGGTCGTGGAGCCCGCCCGGGTGCCGGCCGGGTTGGTGGCCGCGGCGGTCGAGCCATAGGTGAGGGGGATCGCCGTGCCTGGACCGGTCAGCGTCGCGGGCAGCGAGGTGAAGGTGATCGTGATCTCCGCGTTCGCGCCGCCGCCGAATCCAACCTCGCCCGAAGTCACGTCGCTGGGGAGGACCGTCCGCGCGATGCCGCCGAAGGTCGAGCCGAAATCGAGCCCCCGCACGGTCGTGGCCGTGAGAGCGGTCTGTACGACGGCCTGCGCCGGAATGCTTGCGGTGGCCGGAGTGGCCTGGGCCTGGGCGGTGCTCATTGCACCGAGCACGAGAGCGGCGCCGGCGAAGGCACCCTTCACGGACACGTTCATGGCTGTCTCCACCTAAAGGTTGTCGAGTTGCCGATAGTGGTCGGGGGCGACCTGGTTTCGGGCGGGACGGAACCAAGTTCCGTGCCAGTGACCGTTCCGGCCTGTTGCGCGGCATTCGTTGACGTCAGGATTTTCGACGGCGCCGCCCGTCTGGTGGCGAAGGCTTCGACAGCGCTCAGCGCCGTGCGCGGTAGCGCCGATAACTGGGAGAGGAGCGAGGAGGACCCGCGCACGGATGCGCCGGACCGCGGGACAAGCTGAGACGGGGCATATGATTGCGTCGGGCTGGGAGGAAGGGGCCAGCGGTTGCCGAGTGCAGCCCATACGATGGACGGCCGCCCGCCGGCGGTCCGGAAGAGGCACTGGTGACGGCCATCGGCCCGGTCGGGGCAATCACCCGCTCACCGACGGTGCTCGGGGCTTCCTCTCGCGGGCTGTTTCCCGGTCGCTACTCGGGCAAGATGCGGCGACGATTCCAGTTTCGGCCGAGATCGTCGAAGTGCCGGTGCTCACCGGTCGTGGTCGTCATCCCGATTACGGTCGTGGTCGTCGTCATCTCCCTTCTCGTCGGACGATCGGTGCAGGTGCCCCGGCCGCACCAGTGCGACGGTGCCCTGGAACGACTCCAGCGTCACCTGTGCGCTGCCAGAACCGATGGTGAAGTTGAAGCGCTTGCCTTTCCGGGTCTCGTTGATGGTCACCGGAAACTCCGACTGAAACTCGCCATTGAAGGTGGAGACCGAGATGGCGGCGCTGGTGCCCTCGGCAACGGCGAGCGTGACGTCCCCATTATGGCTGGAGAGGGTATAGCGTCCACCGTTGTGGATGGGGCCGTCGTAGCTGAGATCTCCGTTTACGGTGCTGGCATCGAGGCTGGTCGCGTCCACCCGCGCCAGCGTGATCTCCCCGTTCACCGTTTCAGCCGTGATCTCGCCGGAGGCGTCGAACACCGAGACGTCTTCGTTCACCGAGTGCAGGTCGATCCGCCCCCGGGCTCCGTGCAGCGTCACCGAGCCCTGGACCGAGCGCAGCGACACGTTCCCCTGGCCGCCGGTCACGTCCACGCTCCCCTGCACCGTCTCGACCGTCACGGGGCCCCTGGCCCCACGCACCGTCACGTCGCCGTTCACTCCCGAGAGGTCGAGCCCCATCCAGGCCGGCGCGGTGATCTCCAGGTCGACCGACGGCGGGCCGTGGCGCCCTTCGGTTTTCACATTCACCACCGACCCGGCGGTGGAGACCTGCACCTCCGCACGAGAGGACGGGTCCGCCTGGACCCGCACCGCATTCCGGCTCCAAGTCTTGATGTTGACCTCGCCGCCGAAATTGTC
The window above is part of the Gemmatimonadales bacterium genome. Proteins encoded here:
- a CDS encoding DUF4402 domain-containing protein produces the protein MNVSVKGAFAGAALVLGAMSTAQAQATPATASIPAQAVVQTALTATTVRGLDFGSTFGGIARTVLPSDVTSGEVGFGGGANAEITITFTSLPATLTGPGTAIPLTYGSTAAATNPAGTRAGSTTFDPTVARTVRLNNSTGLLSLYLGGTVTPPANQAPGTYTGTVNLSAAYTGN
- a CDS encoding DUF4097 family beta strand repeat-containing protein: MLLSLATAALATMSALPQVDTTVAVSSGQRLEVDNFGGEVNIKTWSRNAVRVQADPSSRAEVQVSTAGSVVNVKTEGRHGPPSVDLEITAPAWMGLDLSGVNGDVTVRGARGPVTVETVQGSVDVTGGQGNVSLRSVQGSVTLHGARGRIDLHSVNEDVSVFDASGEITAETVNGEITLARVDATSLDASTVNGDLSYDGPIHNGGRYTLSSHNGDVTLAVAEGTSAAISVSTFNGEFQSEFPVTINETRKGKRFNFTIGSGSAQVTLESFQGTVALVRPGHLHRSSDEKGDDDDHDRNRDDDHDR